The following proteins are co-located in the Litoribacterium kuwaitense genome:
- the rplU gene encoding 50S ribosomal protein L21, which yields MYAIIETGGKQIKVEEGQEIYVEKLDGEEGSTISFDKVVFVGGEAVKVGAPYVDGATVTAKVAKQGKAKKITVYKYKPKKNYRRKQGHRQPYTKLTVEKINA from the coding sequence GTGTACGCAATTATTGAAACTGGTGGCAAACAAATTAAAGTTGAAGAAGGCCAGGAGATCTACGTCGAGAAGCTTGACGGAGAAGAAGGCTCAACGATTTCTTTTGACAAAGTTGTTTTTGTTGGAGGAGAAGCTGTTAAAGTAGGCGCTCCTTATGTTGATGGTGCGACTGTAACGGCAAAAGTAGCAAAGCAAGGTAAAGCAAAGAAAATTACGGTTTATAAATACAAGCCGAAAAAGAATTACCGTCGTAAGCAAGGTCATCGTCAGCCTTACACAAAATTAACTGTCGAAAAAATCAACGCGTAA
- a CDS encoding transcription repressor NadR, with protein MSGKKLLGEERRQAILKHLQQSHKAHTGSALAQLTNVSRQVIVQDISLLKARGEPIIATSEGYLYLQKQTTEMIEKTIVVDHQKDDTEKELSLIVQSGCQIKDVTVLHPVYGEIVARLEIATPDDVNQFVEKIKSKQASLLLRLTGGLHLHTIVSLHQHCIDQACVKLREAGFLVEET; from the coding sequence ATGTCAGGAAAGAAATTACTTGGAGAAGAACGAAGACAAGCGATCTTAAAGCATTTACAGCAATCACATAAAGCACACACCGGTAGCGCTCTCGCTCAATTAACCAATGTGAGCCGTCAAGTCATAGTTCAGGATATCTCCCTTCTCAAAGCCCGTGGAGAACCGATCATTGCGACATCTGAAGGATATTTATACCTCCAGAAACAAACAACGGAGATGATTGAGAAAACCATCGTTGTTGACCACCAGAAAGACGATACGGAAAAAGAGCTATCTCTTATTGTACAATCTGGATGCCAAATTAAAGATGTAACAGTCTTGCACCCAGTATACGGTGAAATTGTCGCTAGACTAGAAATCGCAACCCCTGATGACGTCAATCAATTCGTTGAAAAAATTAAATCGAAGCAAGCTTCTTTATTGCTTCGTTTAACAGGAGGGCTTCACCTCCATACGATCGTATCATTACATCAGCATTGCATTGACCAAGCGTGCGTTAAGTTGCGAGAGGCCGGCTTCCTCGTGGAGGAAACATAA
- a CDS encoding M50 family metallopeptidase: MTVRSRIYVHPLFWVVAMTAVATGYFRQLLIVVTVVLIHEAGHAFAALFFKWRLERIELFPFGGVIHTNAYGNAPFYQEVIVAIAGPLQHIWLLFIPFSLLNILPGFTVELYFFWLGCNASLLCFNLLPIHPLDGGRLLYAVLSLFQNYSRATKRYVILSSFFCIIAVSTAVLVKVSSLHMWLMALFLIYTHLDLWKKRPYAFMQFLIERAGKQDPSLYRVNQKTVAVHTPLSEACCEIHRGIKTCFYVEVDSRNIPLWDHQVAKAYMSTDGNKRVIGDLLHPPTETRYNTQ, translated from the coding sequence TTGACTGTTCGATCGCGAATTTATGTTCATCCACTATTTTGGGTAGTGGCAATGACAGCAGTTGCAACTGGGTACTTTCGCCAGCTTCTCATTGTCGTAACCGTTGTATTAATACATGAAGCGGGACACGCATTCGCGGCGCTTTTTTTTAAGTGGCGGTTAGAGCGCATTGAATTATTTCCTTTTGGTGGAGTCATTCATACGAATGCCTATGGCAATGCTCCTTTTTATCAAGAGGTGATCGTTGCCATTGCCGGGCCGTTACAACATATTTGGCTTCTTTTCATTCCTTTTTCTTTATTAAATATTTTGCCAGGCTTTACGGTAGAGCTCTATTTTTTTTGGCTTGGCTGTAATGCCTCCCTCCTTTGTTTCAATCTCCTGCCAATTCATCCGCTTGATGGAGGCCGCTTGCTTTATGCAGTTCTTTCATTGTTTCAGAACTATAGTCGAGCGACGAAGCGTTATGTCATTCTGTCTTCCTTTTTTTGTATCATAGCAGTCAGTACAGCTGTGCTTGTAAAGGTGTCTTCCCTCCATATGTGGCTTATGGCATTGTTTTTAATTTATACACATTTAGATTTGTGGAAAAAGCGCCCTTATGCCTTTATGCAATTTTTAATTGAACGCGCTGGCAAGCAAGATCCTTCGCTTTATCGGGTGAATCAAAAGACGGTTGCTGTTCATACACCTCTTAGTGAAGCGTGTTGCGAGATTCATCGTGGGATAAAGACGTGTTTTTATGTAGAAGTTGATTCGCGAAACATACCTCTCTGGGATCATCAAGTTGCTAAAGCCTATATGTCAACAGACGGGAATAAGCGCGTGATTGGTGATCTTTTGCACCCTCCTACAGAAACGAGGTACAATACGCAATAG
- a CDS encoding Rne/Rng family ribonuclease: MDVRRVFIDGQTIPKRLVAVENGALSDIVIEEEGDRPQLFDIFVGRVTKVVPSLQAAFIDFGAEKEGFLPVSELTAKGSASIRSALSHGQKVLVQVKKEPFADKGARLTMKLEYRAHGLVYMPESDYIAVSKKIKEQTAKERLLSLAKRVCTKGEGVLFRTNAEAIQDLALEASFFSKKKEHEAICHQFRQASNVQRLSRQASKIEDYLVEASQQATLHIVTNSRSLKNKLSANFMTDQVHWEIDECGSSLFPKHGIDTAIASVLSNVISLKSGGELVIEPTEAMTVIDVNTTRALGGREKEQTIFVTNLEAAREIPRQLHLRDIGGMIVIDFIDMQDKSMRQKIEAELLRRLKQYKARTESFGFTAMGMYELIRKRGGRPLFERLEQSCSRCQGTGRVVSDEEFLRRIQEVVQSAYPDRDEEAVLLRLHPQWTSNPSFIATLHRLQLHPRVFIKADASVKYDAADVIRAGNVDDMKGAADDC; this comes from the coding sequence ATGGATGTGAGAAGAGTGTTCATTGATGGGCAAACCATTCCGAAGCGGCTCGTTGCGGTGGAAAATGGTGCGCTTAGTGATATTGTGATTGAGGAGGAAGGCGATCGTCCTCAACTTTTTGATATATTTGTCGGGCGAGTTACCAAGGTTGTACCTTCGCTTCAGGCGGCTTTTATTGACTTTGGTGCAGAGAAAGAAGGGTTTTTGCCAGTAAGTGAGTTGACCGCAAAGGGGTCAGCCTCCATCCGATCCGCTTTGTCACATGGTCAAAAAGTGTTGGTGCAAGTTAAAAAGGAGCCGTTTGCCGATAAAGGGGCACGCTTGACAATGAAGTTAGAGTATCGAGCTCACGGGCTAGTTTATATGCCTGAGAGCGATTATATTGCTGTGTCAAAAAAGATAAAGGAGCAAACGGCGAAAGAACGCTTACTCTCACTAGCGAAGCGCGTCTGTACAAAAGGTGAAGGGGTATTATTTAGAACAAATGCAGAAGCAATACAAGACCTCGCCTTAGAGGCATCTTTTTTTAGTAAGAAAAAAGAGCATGAAGCGATCTGTCATCAATTTCGTCAGGCTTCTAACGTACAACGTTTATCACGCCAAGCTTCAAAAATTGAAGATTATTTAGTTGAGGCGTCACAGCAAGCAACGCTTCACATTGTGACAAACAGCCGATCATTGAAAAACAAGCTTTCGGCAAACTTTATGACCGACCAAGTTCACTGGGAGATTGATGAATGTGGGAGTTCCTTGTTTCCTAAGCATGGGATTGACACTGCAATCGCAAGTGTTTTGTCAAATGTCATTTCTTTAAAAAGCGGAGGAGAGCTTGTCATCGAGCCTACTGAAGCGATGACTGTCATCGATGTAAATACGACAAGAGCGCTAGGTGGACGGGAAAAAGAGCAAACCATTTTTGTAACGAACCTTGAAGCGGCACGCGAGATTCCGCGGCAGCTACATCTGCGAGACATTGGCGGAATGATCGTCATTGATTTTATTGATATGCAAGACAAAAGTATGCGACAGAAGATTGAGGCAGAGTTGTTACGGCGTCTGAAACAATACAAAGCTCGAACAGAATCGTTCGGCTTTACAGCCATGGGGATGTACGAGTTAATTCGTAAGCGGGGAGGTCGACCACTCTTTGAAAGGCTTGAGCAGTCATGTTCACGTTGTCAAGGGACTGGGCGGGTCGTGTCAGATGAGGAGTTTCTCCGCCGCATACAAGAAGTCGTTCAATCTGCATATCCAGATCGTGATGAAGAAGCTGTATTGCTTCGTCTCCATCCACAATGGACAAGTAACCCTTCATTTATCGCAACACTGCATCGGCTACAGCTGCATCCGCGCGTATTTATTAAGGCAGATGCCAGTGTAAAGTATGATGCTGCTGACGTCATACGGGCAGGCAATGTTGACGACATGAAGGGAGCCGCTGATGATTGTTGA
- a CDS encoding Spo0B C-terminal domain-containing protein produces the protein MKNWSHEELIRYYRHDWLNTLQMIRGNLQLNHIDQVERIIDEALFKVVNEEKLFRMKTPRFTEYLVTFSLVPHFCRLDYEVFGDVRAIPDLDQQLCHLFASFMNLIERSVNPNTQPWVSLSLEFTDTVVYCNIAFEGKLTDPRALQKWMTPYKVHQCAQSKEGILSVEMTAHFQIAYRSCK, from the coding sequence ATGAAAAACTGGAGCCATGAAGAGTTAATACGGTATTATCGACATGACTGGTTGAATACTTTGCAAATGATCCGGGGAAACCTTCAATTAAACCATATTGATCAAGTGGAACGTATTATAGATGAAGCGCTGTTTAAGGTTGTGAATGAAGAAAAGCTATTTCGGATGAAAACGCCAAGGTTTACCGAGTATTTGGTGACGTTTTCTTTGGTTCCACATTTTTGTCGCCTTGACTATGAAGTGTTTGGTGATGTACGTGCCATTCCTGACTTGGACCAGCAGCTATGTCATCTGTTTGCGTCATTTATGAACTTAATTGAAAGAAGTGTAAATCCAAATACACAGCCATGGGTGTCGTTATCCTTAGAATTCACAGATACCGTCGTTTACTGTAATATCGCTTTTGAAGGAAAGCTGACAGACCCTCGTGCATTACAGAAATGGATGACTCCTTATAAAGTGCATCAGTGTGCTCAATCGAAAGAAGGCATCTTATCAGTTGAGATGACCGCTCATTTTCAAATCGCATATAGATCATGTAAATGA
- a CDS encoding ribosomal-processing cysteine protease Prp — protein sequence MVRIHVSRDLKTKRFKSVEITGHAESGPYGQDLVCAAVSAVSIGGLNAAMELSGQTLDIEQNEHEGGYLACKIPASVSDAEEEKVQLLLEAMLSSLRTIVRQYGEFVSYSEN from the coding sequence ATGGTTAGGATACATGTATCCCGTGATCTAAAGACGAAGCGTTTTAAGTCTGTAGAGATTACCGGGCATGCGGAAAGCGGTCCATATGGACAGGATCTCGTGTGCGCAGCTGTTTCAGCTGTCTCCATTGGTGGTTTGAATGCTGCTATGGAGCTTTCTGGTCAGACGTTAGATATTGAGCAGAATGAACACGAAGGCGGCTATCTTGCTTGTAAAATTCCCGCGAGCGTGAGTGATGCTGAAGAAGAAAAGGTGCAGTTGCTTCTCGAAGCCATGCTTTCTTCTCTTCGAACCATTGTACGTCAGTACGGTGAATTTGTCTCTTATAGCGAGAATTAA
- the pheA gene encoding prephenate dehydratase: protein MSKIGYLGPQGTFSSEAVSRAFPDGVHVPYTTIPSCMDAVSNGDVDYALVPLENTLEGSVNLTIDYLIHENTLPVVGEIIVPIQQHLLMHPDYADQWKNVTTVLSHSHALAQCHQFLRQELPNAGTETMTSTAAAAKYVAEQRESVNAAIANRAAADVFSLAVVQENIHDLANNHTRFLILHKEPIQLSLPTDRFKTTFHIILPNDRPGALHQVLSAFSWRQLNMSKIESRPMKTGLGRYFFLVDIDQKMDDVLLPGAKAELEALGCQVRTLGSYPSWEATTENAVAQSKT, encoded by the coding sequence ATGAGTAAAATAGGGTATTTGGGACCACAAGGAACATTCTCGTCGGAAGCGGTATCCCGGGCTTTTCCGGATGGAGTGCACGTGCCATATACGACCATCCCGTCGTGTATGGATGCGGTGAGTAATGGGGATGTTGATTATGCGCTTGTTCCCCTAGAAAATACATTAGAAGGCTCAGTGAATTTGACGATTGATTATTTAATTCACGAAAATACGTTACCTGTCGTTGGAGAAATTATTGTACCTATTCAACAGCATTTATTAATGCACCCCGACTATGCAGACCAATGGAAGAATGTAACAACTGTGCTGTCTCATTCACATGCTCTCGCTCAATGCCATCAATTTTTACGCCAAGAGCTACCTAATGCGGGCACAGAGACAATGACGTCGACCGCAGCAGCGGCAAAATATGTCGCCGAACAGAGGGAGTCTGTGAATGCAGCAATTGCTAACCGCGCGGCTGCAGATGTGTTTTCTTTGGCGGTTGTTCAAGAAAATATTCATGACCTCGCCAATAACCATACACGTTTTTTAATTCTTCATAAGGAGCCGATCCAGCTCTCGCTGCCGACGGATCGTTTTAAGACGACTTTTCATATCATTTTGCCAAATGATCGGCCGGGAGCGCTTCATCAGGTGTTGTCAGCATTTTCATGGCGTCAGCTCAATATGAGTAAAATCGAATCACGCCCAATGAAAACAGGGTTGGGTCGATATTTCTTTCTCGTGGATATTGATCAAAAGATGGACGATGTTCTTTTGCCGGGGGCGAAAGCGGAGCTGGAGGCACTTGGCTGTCAAGTGCGTACTTTAGGAAGTTATCCGTCGTGGGAGGCAACGACTGAAAATGCAGTTGCGCAGTCAAAAACGTGA
- a CDS encoding M23 family metallopeptidase yields the protein MRRADQVRKSIRQKMKRQQMKATTYEHKDLPDKEPVKQSTASTHPLFRLDTFLTKMLLAALLFLLSVVIVQRDDPLMDEPKRFLSTVMTENYSFAAVEEWYSAHFGEPFAWLPFTKESTQPLASEDQTIEDIPQGPADNLALPASGQVAKPFSQDHRGVVIETGPNTEVKSIDYGYVIFAGTKDELGKTVIVQHSDDTETWYGNLDEVSVQLYDFIDDRQVVGAVKGTETSAQYYFAKKYKESFVNPLEGTFD from the coding sequence TTGAGACGTGCCGATCAAGTCCGAAAAAGCATTCGACAAAAAATGAAGCGTCAACAAATGAAGGCGACAACGTATGAGCATAAGGATTTGCCAGACAAGGAGCCGGTGAAACAAAGCACAGCATCGACGCATCCACTATTTCGTCTGGACACGTTTTTGACAAAAATGTTGCTGGCAGCACTTTTATTTTTACTAAGCGTCGTCATCGTCCAACGTGATGATCCGTTGATGGATGAGCCGAAACGTTTCTTATCAACGGTCATGACCGAAAATTATTCTTTTGCGGCTGTTGAAGAATGGTATAGTGCTCATTTTGGCGAACCTTTTGCTTGGCTACCTTTTACTAAAGAGTCGACCCAGCCTTTAGCCTCGGAAGATCAGACCATCGAAGACATACCGCAGGGGCCTGCTGACAATTTAGCCCTTCCGGCGAGTGGACAGGTCGCAAAGCCTTTTAGTCAAGATCATCGCGGCGTCGTCATTGAAACAGGGCCCAATACAGAAGTGAAAAGCATTGATTACGGCTATGTCATTTTTGCAGGGACAAAAGACGAGTTAGGGAAGACTGTCATTGTCCAACATAGTGATGATACGGAAACATGGTATGGAAACCTCGACGAAGTATCTGTACAGCTATACGACTTTATCGATGACCGTCAAGTTGTTGGAGCTGTGAAAGGGACAGAGACGTCGGCCCAGTATTATTTTGCTAAGAAATACAAGGAATCTTTTGTAAACCCGTTAGAGGGGACATTCGATTGA
- the minD gene encoding septum site-determining protein MinD: protein MGEAIVVTSGKGGVGKTTTTANLGTALALAGKHVCLVDTDIGLRNLDVIMGLENRIIYDLVDVAEGRCKLQTALIKDKRFDALSLLPAAQTKDKTSVQPEQVKEVIDTLKQDFDFVLIDCPAGIEQGFRNAIAGADLSIVVTTPELSSVRDADRIIGLLEQEEIGSPRLIVNRIRSHMMKKGDTMDVDEIVSVLAIDLLGIVADDDSVIKASNNGEPIVMNPDNKASLAYRNMARRILGESVPLMAIDEKKTIFQKVKHFFGMRA, encoded by the coding sequence GTGGGAGAAGCTATCGTCGTCACATCCGGTAAAGGGGGCGTCGGAAAAACGACGACCACCGCCAATCTAGGAACGGCTCTGGCACTTGCCGGAAAACACGTTTGCCTCGTAGACACTGATATCGGTCTACGGAACTTAGATGTCATTATGGGGTTAGAAAATCGAATTATTTACGACCTTGTTGATGTCGCAGAAGGTCGATGCAAACTTCAGACGGCACTCATCAAAGACAAACGGTTTGATGCGCTTTCCTTGTTACCTGCTGCCCAAACGAAGGACAAGACATCTGTGCAGCCTGAGCAAGTGAAAGAGGTTATTGATACGTTAAAGCAAGATTTTGATTTTGTCCTGATTGATTGTCCGGCTGGAATAGAGCAAGGATTCCGCAATGCCATTGCTGGTGCGGATCTATCGATCGTCGTGACTACACCAGAACTTTCATCAGTTCGCGATGCAGATCGGATCATTGGGTTGCTTGAACAAGAGGAGATCGGATCACCGAGGCTGATCGTTAATCGCATCCGTTCACACATGATGAAAAAAGGCGATACGATGGACGTCGATGAAATCGTGTCTGTTTTAGCGATTGACTTACTCGGTATTGTCGCAGATGATGATTCGGTCATTAAAGCGTCAAACAATGGTGAGCCAATTGTAATGAATCCGGATAACAAAGCGTCACTAGCTTATCGCAATATGGCCAGGCGTATTTTAGGAGAGTCTGTGCCTTTAATGGCAATAGATGAGAAAAAGACGATTTTCCAAAAAGTCAAACATTTCTTCGGTATGCGTGCTTAA
- the safA gene encoding SafA/ExsA family spore coat assembly protein translates to MKIHIVQKGDTLWNLSQKYQVPFAQLKQANTQLSDPDQLMPGMKIKIPSGSVQVKKKPKETPVMPAKPKEVPKKEKPKEAPIAHKPYKDKTPKAVQPYHYDESISLDMPFMHQSMYNVYLPPAPQPPAAKKEEPKPPKKEKPVKSESVEESTPYMPPPPPMMPYPKGPCVPCSPVLPGSGLPCPPGQQPWGHHGPPPMPSPYPVAGAQMDESCGCGPQPGPWQGYGPMQFDEQDESTPQMGMPGYGATMPAMDGMSHMPQQQMMPGQMGNPYGQYGQMMPGQMGDPHGQYGQMMPGQMGDPHGQYGQMMP, encoded by the coding sequence GTGAAAATTCATATCGTTCAAAAGGGCGATACGCTCTGGAATCTTTCTCAGAAGTACCAAGTGCCTTTTGCCCAGTTAAAGCAAGCCAACACGCAGCTTTCAGATCCTGATCAGCTGATGCCTGGTATGAAAATTAAAATACCGTCTGGCAGCGTACAAGTGAAAAAGAAGCCAAAAGAAACACCTGTCATGCCTGCAAAGCCGAAGGAGGTACCAAAGAAGGAAAAACCGAAAGAGGCACCAATCGCCCATAAACCATACAAAGATAAAACACCGAAAGCGGTTCAGCCTTATCATTACGATGAAAGCATCTCCTTAGATATGCCATTTATGCATCAATCAATGTACAATGTGTATCTACCTCCAGCACCTCAGCCACCGGCTGCTAAGAAGGAGGAACCTAAGCCACCGAAAAAAGAAAAGCCGGTCAAATCTGAATCAGTAGAAGAATCGACACCATATATGCCGCCTCCACCACCAATGATGCCATATCCTAAAGGTCCGTGCGTTCCTTGTAGCCCTGTGCTTCCAGGTTCAGGACTTCCATGCCCACCAGGACAACAACCGTGGGGACATCATGGGCCACCGCCAATGCCGTCTCCTTACCCAGTCGCAGGTGCGCAAATGGATGAATCGTGTGGGTGCGGACCTCAGCCAGGACCGTGGCAAGGATATGGTCCAATGCAGTTTGATGAACAGGATGAAAGTACACCGCAAATGGGAATGCCTGGATATGGCGCAACGATGCCAGCAATGGATGGGATGTCTCACATGCCTCAGCAGCAGATGATGCCAGGTCAAATGGGCAATCCGTACGGTCAGTACGGTCAAATGATGCCAGGTCAAATGGGCGATCCGCATGGTCAGTACGGTCAGATGATGCCAGGTCAAATGGGCGATCCGCATGGTCAGTACGGTCAGATGATGCCAG
- the mreD gene encoding rod shape-determining protein MreD, with the protein MYKFLLAFVVLILFMMESTVTEWLPGAFGEQDWLVIPHFSLVAVFLLAFKQGRSLGILYGISMGLLYDVYYTGLIGIYAFSYTLMAYMIGVWSKYFQDTLIVALIVCTAGIAAVEWITYGVLLFIGFTSDPLQAFAYVRLLPTLVFNAIFCIILYKPFEYLIAKAEFADPIKN; encoded by the coding sequence ATGTATAAATTCCTTCTTGCCTTTGTTGTGCTGATTCTCTTTATGATGGAAAGCACGGTAACTGAGTGGCTGCCTGGTGCTTTTGGAGAGCAGGATTGGCTCGTTATACCGCACTTTTCTCTCGTAGCAGTTTTTTTGCTCGCTTTCAAGCAAGGACGTTCGCTCGGCATCCTCTACGGCATTTCGATGGGCTTACTTTACGACGTATATTATACTGGACTCATCGGAATATATGCGTTCTCATACACGCTCATGGCTTATATGATCGGGGTGTGGTCCAAATATTTTCAAGACACACTGATCGTGGCGCTCATCGTTTGTACAGCGGGTATTGCTGCAGTTGAATGGATCACCTATGGGGTTTTATTGTTTATCGGTTTTACATCGGATCCGTTGCAAGCTTTTGCGTATGTACGTTTATTACCGACTCTTGTGTTTAATGCCATTTTTTGTATTATCCTCTACAAGCCATTTGAGTACTTGATTGCAAAGGCTGAATTTGCGGATCCGATTAAAAATTAA
- the minC gene encoding septum site-determining protein MinC yields MREHTQQNVAIKGTKDGLTLVLNDQCSYEELLAELKDKLASTPVEMDRSLLVDVRLKTNYRYLNEEQEEELKELVRKEKNLVVTAIDSDVVSVQKALQWHREQQIERLVKVVRSGQVIETPGDLLLIGDVNPGGTVKAGGSIYVMGALRGTAIAGASGRKDAVICASVMQPMQLRISEVVSRPPDTHQEEQTMECAFVDEGADQIRIDRLQILAQAKSKLMKLERGM; encoded by the coding sequence ATGCGGGAGCATACACAGCAAAATGTAGCTATTAAAGGCACTAAAGACGGTTTAACACTTGTTCTGAACGATCAGTGCAGCTATGAAGAGCTCCTGGCAGAACTAAAGGATAAACTAGCAAGTACACCGGTGGAAATGGACCGGTCGTTACTTGTTGATGTGAGATTAAAGACAAACTATCGTTATTTGAACGAGGAACAAGAGGAAGAGTTGAAAGAGCTCGTGCGGAAAGAGAAGAACTTAGTTGTCACAGCGATCGATTCGGATGTCGTGTCTGTGCAAAAAGCGCTCCAGTGGCATCGTGAGCAACAGATCGAACGCTTAGTTAAAGTTGTTCGCTCTGGTCAGGTGATTGAGACACCAGGCGACTTGCTACTCATTGGGGATGTCAATCCCGGAGGAACGGTTAAGGCTGGTGGTAGCATTTATGTCATGGGTGCCTTAAGAGGTACGGCCATTGCTGGTGCCTCTGGTCGTAAGGATGCAGTCATTTGTGCTTCTGTAATGCAACCGATGCAGCTTCGAATTAGTGAAGTAGTGAGTCGTCCACCAGATACCCATCAAGAAGAACAAACGATGGAATGCGCATTTGTCGATGAGGGAGCAGATCAGATTCGTATCGACCGTCTTCAAATTCTCGCTCAAGCTAAGTCGAAACTTATGAAGCTAGAAAGGGGAATGTAA
- the rpmA gene encoding 50S ribosomal protein L27: MLKLDLQFFASKKGVGSTKNGRDSISKRLGAKRADGQMVSGGSILFRQRGTKIYPGVNVGRGGDDTLFAKTEGIVRFERVGRNRKRVSVYPVAQEA, translated from the coding sequence ATGTTGAAGCTCGATTTGCAATTTTTCGCATCGAAAAAAGGGGTAGGTAGTACAAAGAACGGTCGTGACTCCATCTCTAAACGTCTTGGCGCGAAGCGTGCCGACGGACAAATGGTTTCAGGTGGTTCAATCCTTTTCCGTCAACGCGGAACAAAGATTTATCCAGGTGTCAACGTAGGTCGTGGTGGAGATGATACGCTATTTGCTAAAACAGAAGGCATCGTTCGCTTTGAACGTGTTGGACGTAATCGCAAGCGTGTGAGTGTTTACCCAGTTGCCCAGGAAGCATAA